From candidate division WOR-3 bacterium, the proteins below share one genomic window:
- a CDS encoding 6-carboxytetrahydropterin synthase — MYLVRVSKGFSAAHAVKGTGGKCEEIHGHNYLVEVVVGGKELNQPGMVVDFVQLRSKLGEILPDHRLLNEVYNFNPTAENLARHFYEEMAKFYPVVKVRVWENEDCWAEYQPD, encoded by the coding sequence ATGTATCTGGTCAGGGTAAGTAAAGGTTTCAGCGCCGCCCATGCTGTCAAGGGTACTGGTGGCAAATGCGAAGAGATTCACGGACACAACTACTTGGTTGAGGTCGTTGTCGGAGGCAAGGAGCTGAATCAACCGGGAATGGTAGTTGATTTTGTCCAACTGCGCTCAAAACTGGGAGAAATTCTGCCAGACCACAGACTGCTTAATGAGGTTTACAATTTTAATCCAACCGCAGAAAACCTTGCCCGACATTTTTACGAGGAGATGGCAAAATTCTATCCAGTGGTTAAGGTCAGGGTTTGGGAGAATGAAGATTGTTGGGCAGAGTATCAGCCCGACTAA
- a CDS encoding Ig-like domain-containing protein — protein MRFKFLIFTLLLLTTGCDLLLKLLDTTPPVCNIISPLDSTIVSGIIKVQAEAFDSSGITAIDFYADGNLFATESSATASVDWDTRQLPEGSWHKLHCIATDRAGNKGTSDTVNVQIHTGSQRSVFHGKIILNNNYYRWVDFSAVAGETIEGESRAIPGGRISRLSLLDRDNFQKYRAGQTYTALYEQNNITEISLSYQFTADGTYYLVFLNTTGSTQTYWARFIIQ, from the coding sequence ATGAGATTTAAATTTCTCATCTTTACCCTGCTTCTTTTAACTACCGGCTGTGATTTGCTCTTAAAATTACTCGACACAACTCCGCCGGTGTGTAATATCATTTCGCCGCTTGATTCTACAATTGTCAGTGGTATCATCAAGGTCCAGGCAGAGGCATTTGACTCCAGTGGCATTACGGCAATTGACTTCTATGCCGATGGCAATCTATTTGCCACCGAAAGTTCAGCAACTGCCAGTGTCGACTGGGATACCAGACAGCTTCCTGAAGGTTCCTGGCACAAACTTCACTGTATTGCTACTGACCGTGCCGGCAATAAGGGCACCAGTGACACCGTCAATGTTCAGATTCATACCGGTTCTCAGCGCAGTGTCTTTCATGGTAAAATCATCCTTAATAACAATTATTACCGCTGGGTTGACTTCAGCGCCGTCGCTGGCGAAACGATTGAGGGCGAGTCAAGGGCAATCCCAGGAGGAAGAATCAGCCGGCTTTCCCTCCTTGACCGGGATAACTTTCAGAAATACCGCGCAGGTCAGACCTATACCGCCCTCTATGAACAGAATAACATCACCGAAATTAGCCTCTCCTACCAGTTTACCGCTGATGGCACTTATTATCTTGTATTTTTAAACACCACCGGCTCAACCCAGACCTACTGGGCAAGGTTCATCATTCAATAG
- the guaB gene encoding IMP dehydrogenase yields MKEALTFDDVLLLPQRSAVLPAEVITESRFTRKIRLHLPLVSAAMDTVTEAKMAIAMARAGGIGVIHKNMTIAEQAQEVAKVKRAESSMITDPFAITPERTVAEVKELFNRHNISGLPVVDKDGRLVGIVTRRDLLFEDDEKRPVREVMTAKGLITAPVGTSLKRAKEILRRHRIEKLPIVDEKGRLKGLITAKDILKRVEYPFATVDAKRRLRVAAAIGVGKEAIERARALIAAEVDAIVIDTAHGHSTRVMETARAIRRMFPQVELIAGNVATAEGALALARIGVSAVKVGIGPGSICTTRVVAGVGVPQLSAIIDCAKPLKRYNIPLIADGGIRFSGDIAKALAAGASSVMMGNLLAGTDESPGEDVLLEGRRYKVYRGMGSIDAMKKGSWDRYFQESGAEFVPQGIVGRVPYRGSVKDVLFQLEGGLRAAMGFCGCRTIAELQRRARFVKITNAGLRESHPHSITIIKEAPNYEAPEKE; encoded by the coding sequence ATGAAAGAGGCATTGACCTTTGATGATGTCCTGCTCTTGCCGCAGCGTTCCGCGGTGCTGCCGGCAGAGGTGATTACCGAAAGCCGGTTCACAAGGAAAATAAGGTTGCATCTGCCTTTGGTGAGTGCGGCGATGGATACGGTTACCGAGGCAAAAATGGCAATAGCGATGGCAAGGGCGGGCGGTATCGGGGTGATTCACAAGAATATGACGATTGCGGAGCAGGCGCAGGAGGTGGCAAAGGTCAAACGGGCAGAGAGTTCAATGATTACCGACCCGTTTGCGATTACACCGGAGCGCACCGTTGCCGAGGTCAAGGAGCTCTTCAACCGGCATAACATCTCCGGTCTGCCAGTGGTGGATAAAGATGGCAGGCTGGTCGGGATTGTTACGAGAAGGGATTTGCTTTTTGAGGATGATGAGAAAAGACCGGTGCGGGAGGTGATGACCGCAAAGGGGCTGATTACCGCGCCGGTGGGAACCAGTCTGAAAAGGGCAAAGGAGATTTTAAGAAGGCACCGGATTGAGAAGCTGCCGATTGTTGATGAAAAGGGCAGGCTCAAGGGTCTGATAACCGCCAAGGACATTTTGAAGCGGGTTGAGTATCCCTTTGCCACGGTTGATGCCAAACGCCGGCTCAGGGTGGCGGCAGCGATTGGTGTTGGTAAAGAGGCGATTGAGCGGGCACGGGCGCTGATTGCGGCAGAGGTGGATGCGATTGTGATTGATACCGCACACGGTCATTCCACACGGGTAATGGAGACCGCAAGGGCGATTCGCAGGATGTTCCCGCAGGTGGAACTGATTGCCGGCAATGTTGCCACTGCCGAAGGTGCGCTTGCCCTGGCAAGAATAGGCGTCTCTGCGGTCAAGGTCGGTATCGGTCCGGGTTCAATCTGCACAACCAGGGTTGTTGCCGGTGTTGGGGTGCCGCAACTCAGTGCCATCATCGACTGCGCCAAACCGCTCAAGCGCTATAATATTCCCCTGATTGCCGATGGCGGCATCAGGTTTTCCGGTGACATTGCCAAGGCGCTCGCAGCCGGTGCCAGTTCGGTGATGATGGGCAACCTGCTTGCCGGCACCGATGAAAGCCCGGGCGAGGATGTGCTCCTTGAGGGCAGGCGCTACAAGGTTTACCGGGGGATGGGCTCAATTGATGCGATGAAGAAGGGCTCCTGGGACAGGTATTTTCAGGAGAGCGGGGCAGAGTTTGTTCCGCAAGGTATTGTCGGCAGGGTGCCCTATCGGGGAAGTGTCAAGGATGTCCTCTTCCAACTTGAGGGTGGTCTGCGGGCGGCGATGGGCTTCTGCGGTTGCAGAACGATTGCGGAACTCCAGCGCAGGGCAAGGTTTGTCAAGATTACCAATGCCGGCTTGCGGGAGAGCCATCCGCACAGCATCACCATCATCAAAGAGGCGCCCAACTACGAGGCGCCGGAAAAGGAATAA
- a CDS encoding tetratricopeptide repeat protein: MRVKHRVSKDELKEDKFQKFVEKAAEFYYADPKRFWVGTAAVLVVIVGVILILQNRPRPVKNPEAELRLMDALSNFYQGNNEYAEGALKELAGKFPKDNAGIKAHFYLGSIYFRSDPPRLDEAKREFITFIKRAGNDPVLVPAANIGIAACEEQAGNYLKAATIYEGVYQKNKSSPLGYEALMAAGRCYRLAGALDRAERLFSDYLEKEKPSGPKAEDVKAQLAYVRALKSRF; the protein is encoded by the coding sequence GTGAGAGTAAAGCACCGGGTCAGTAAGGATGAGTTGAAGGAGGATAAGTTTCAGAAGTTTGTTGAGAAGGCCGCCGAGTTTTACTATGCGGACCCGAAGCGGTTCTGGGTTGGGACGGCTGCGGTTCTGGTCGTAATTGTGGGTGTGATTTTGATTCTTCAGAACCGTCCGAGGCCGGTAAAGAATCCCGAGGCGGAGTTAAGGCTGATGGATGCGCTTTCCAATTTTTATCAGGGAAATAACGAGTATGCCGAGGGTGCGCTCAAGGAACTGGCAGGAAAGTTTCCCAAGGATAACGCCGGCATCAAGGCACATTTCTATCTCGGCAGTATCTATTTCCGTTCCGACCCGCCAAGGTTGGATGAGGCGAAGCGGGAGTTTATAACATTTATCAAGAGGGCAGGGAATGACCCGGTTCTTGTGCCGGCGGCTAACATCGGTATCGCTGCCTGTGAGGAGCAGGCGGGCAACTATCTCAAGGCGGCAACCATTTACGAAGGGGTCTATCAGAAAAATAAGAGTTCACCCTTAGGTTATGAGGCGCTGATGGCTGCGGGCAGGTGTTATCGGCTCGCAGGTGCGCTTGACCGGGCAGAAAGGCTTTTCAGCGATTATCTGGAAAAGGAGAAACCGAGTGGACCTAAGGCGGAAGATGTCAAGGCACAGCTTGCCTATGTGCGGGCGTTGAAGAGCAGGTTTTAG
- a CDS encoding MBL fold metallo-hydrolase: MKIQFWGGVGTVTGSQHILKSNKSSLLLECGLFQGHRQEAEEINRHLPFDAKTVDWCVASHAHIDHIGNLPNLIKSGFRGPVLMTKPSVALSRLLLLDSAKIQESDIKYINKKRRERGEPLKEPIYTTADAEHALTRIKGIGYARKEKLGPFTLYFHDAGHILGSALIDIEVEHKRVLFTGDLGRKKMPIIRDPVQVGEADILIMEATYGNRLHGDYEGVKKRLATILNRVFARGGRIIIPAFAVERAQEIVYNLKILTQEQAIPDIPIFVDSPLASKVTEVYRNSSTYFDEEAKELNSPFDFEGLHYIEDADESKKLNHLDLPCIIISPSGMCEAGRVLHHLQHAIGDERNLILIVSFQAEHTLGRRLVERQPVVKIFGEEFEVKAEVEVMDEFSAHADRNGLLNYVENMRIDRLKKVFLVHAEPEAATAMVEPLKALGVPEVIIPRKGDEYEI, from the coding sequence GTGAAAATCCAGTTCTGGGGTGGTGTTGGGACGGTAACCGGCTCCCAACATATCCTGAAATCAAACAAAAGCAGCCTGCTCCTTGAATGCGGCTTATTTCAAGGACACCGGCAGGAGGCAGAAGAGATTAACCGCCATCTGCCCTTTGACGCCAAAACAGTTGACTGGTGTGTTGCCAGCCATGCCCATATTGACCATATCGGCAATCTTCCCAATCTGATAAAGAGCGGCTTTCGTGGTCCGGTTTTGATGACCAAACCTTCTGTTGCACTCAGCCGACTTCTGTTGCTGGATTCGGCAAAAATCCAAGAAAGCGATATTAAATACATTAACAAAAAACGCCGGGAAAGGGGCGAGCCATTAAAGGAACCAATCTACACTACCGCGGATGCCGAACACGCCCTTACCCGGATTAAAGGAATCGGCTATGCCCGCAAGGAAAAACTTGGACCATTTACTTTGTATTTTCACGATGCCGGACATATCCTTGGATCTGCCCTTATTGACATTGAAGTCGAGCACAAAAGGGTACTCTTCACCGGCGACCTGGGCAGAAAAAAGATGCCCATCATCAGAGACCCGGTTCAGGTGGGGGAAGCGGACATACTGATTATGGAAGCAACCTATGGGAACCGTTTGCATGGCGATTACGAAGGTGTGAAAAAACGGCTTGCCACCATCCTCAATCGAGTCTTTGCCCGTGGCGGCAGAATCATCATTCCGGCGTTTGCAGTCGAGCGGGCACAGGAGATTGTCTATAATTTAAAAATCCTTACCCAGGAACAGGCAATTCCGGACATCCCGATTTTTGTTGATTCCCCACTTGCCAGTAAGGTAACCGAGGTCTACCGCAACAGTAGCACCTATTTTGACGAAGAGGCTAAGGAACTTAATAGCCCTTTTGACTTTGAGGGATTGCACTACATTGAGGATGCCGATGAGTCCAAAAAACTCAACCACCTTGACCTGCCCTGTATCATTATTTCCCCTTCGGGAATGTGCGAGGCAGGCAGGGTTCTACATCACTTGCAACACGCTATCGGCGACGAGAGAAACCTCATCCTTATCGTCTCTTTTCAGGCAGAACATACCTTAGGCAGAAGATTGGTAGAAAGACAGCCGGTGGTAAAAATCTTTGGTGAGGAATTTGAAGTTAAGGCAGAAGTCGAAGTTATGGATGAGTTCAGCGCCCATGCCGACCGCAACGGACTACTTAATTATGTCGAGAATATGAGGATTGACCGTTTGAAAAAGGTATTTCTGGTCCATGCCGAACCCGAAGCGGCAACGGCAATGGTTGAACCGCTCAAGGCTTTGGGAGTGCCCGAGGTCATCATCCCCCGCAAGGGTGACGAATATGAGATTTAA
- a CDS encoding S8 family serine peptidase, producing the protein MFLLEQTCATTIPSQPVFPENAEPIPNRFVIGFQSATLSAILNHIQTLNGQVIKIDSGGQFLVARFPEHNNRSSLQLNITSLPGVRFVEPDFSARVLHIPNDSMFLKKQWDKWVMYADKAWDITTGGNVKVAVVDNGVQYFHTDLAANFRSGELGYDFIGNDADPRPDDPGVAEAFHGTHVSGIIAGVSNNLIGIAGWAQIQLLAVRVLDDSGNGTLTDVAKGIRWAADHDAKVINMSLGGDAASTPLIEACQYALQKGALLIAASGNDGRSGITYPARMSECVAVGATDELSGLAYFSNYGPEQEVVAPGTAIYSTATGNGYVEASGTSMACPQVSGVAALVFALNPSLTANQVRAIIGASAIDMGSTGRDEYFGFGLVNAYRALQLAQTLQRGTIKTAQPHTPAITTIITHHAVSLPELKGTVSVYNPAGRVISKIPINNGVIVLPEAGTYFLQLQNQDGSSQLLKVLVLN; encoded by the coding sequence ATGTTTTTACTTGAACAGACCTGCGCTACCACCATTCCCAGCCAGCCGGTCTTTCCTGAAAATGCTGAACCGATTCCGAACAGATTTGTTATCGGGTTTCAGTCTGCTACCTTATCGGCAATTCTCAATCATATTCAGACACTTAATGGTCAAGTGATTAAGATTGACAGCGGCGGCCAATTCCTCGTTGCCCGTTTCCCTGAACATAACAATCGCAGCAGCCTGCAGCTTAATATCACCTCCCTCCCTGGCGTCAGATTTGTTGAACCTGACTTTTCTGCCCGCGTTCTGCACATCCCCAACGACTCAATGTTTCTCAAGAAGCAATGGGACAAGTGGGTGATGTACGCCGACAAGGCCTGGGACATTACTACTGGTGGCAATGTCAAGGTTGCAGTGGTTGACAATGGTGTTCAATACTTTCACACTGACCTGGCAGCGAACTTTCGCTCCGGCGAACTGGGTTATGACTTTATCGGCAATGACGCTGATCCGAGACCGGATGACCCCGGTGTTGCAGAGGCATTCCATGGCACCCATGTCTCGGGAATAATTGCTGGTGTTAGCAACAACCTTATTGGTATCGCCGGTTGGGCACAAATACAACTGCTCGCGGTGAGAGTGCTTGACGATTCTGGCAATGGCACCTTGACCGATGTCGCCAAAGGCATCCGCTGGGCTGCTGACCATGATGCCAAGGTCATCAATATGAGCCTCGGTGGTGACGCCGCTTCCACTCCTTTGATTGAAGCCTGCCAGTATGCTCTCCAAAAGGGCGCGTTGCTCATTGCCGCATCGGGGAACGATGGCAGGTCAGGAATTACCTATCCGGCAAGAATGAGTGAATGTGTTGCGGTTGGTGCCACTGATGAACTTTCCGGACTTGCCTATTTCTCCAATTACGGACCTGAACAGGAGGTGGTTGCACCAGGCACTGCCATCTATTCCACCGCAACCGGCAATGGCTATGTTGAAGCGAGTGGTACATCAATGGCTTGCCCCCAAGTAAGTGGTGTTGCCGCACTGGTCTTTGCGCTTAACCCTTCCCTTACCGCCAATCAGGTCCGGGCAATCATCGGTGCCAGTGCTATTGATATGGGCTCAACCGGCAGGGACGAGTACTTTGGTTTTGGTCTTGTCAACGCCTATCGTGCACTTCAGCTGGCACAGACTCTCCAAAGGGGAACAATTAAAACCGCCCAGCCCCATACGCCAGCTATAACCACAATTATCACCCATCACGCCGTTTCCCTGCCTGAACTGAAAGGGACAGTTTCGGTTTACAACCCTGCGGGCAGAGTGATTTCGAAAATCCCAATCAATAATGGCGTGATTGTGCTGCCTGAAGCCGGTACCTATTTTTTACAACTTCAGAACCAAGACGGTTCATCCCAACTGCTCAAGGTTCTCGTCCTGAATTAG
- a CDS encoding deoxyribonuclease IV: MRFGFHISIAGGFANVRQRAEELGCDSIQLFTRSPRGWSATKLNEADVEKFKNDIKDSKISPVFAHAPYLPNLAATDPDLKKRSIETIADDLKRCATLGIEFLVVHVGKAMGADEKTAVKKVGENLNRILDLVQNRVKILLENTAGMGSEIGYRFEQIAEIIDLVEQKDRLGVTLDTAHSFEAGYDWRTLKAVNETLREFDRAIGLGRLYLVHLNDSKTPFGSRVDRHWHIGKGEIGLAGFKEIVNHPLLKKLPGIMETPRTSAKEDLENMRTVRSLTR, encoded by the coding sequence ATGCGTTTCGGATTTCACATCTCCATTGCTGGCGGGTTTGCCAATGTCCGGCAAAGGGCAGAGGAGTTGGGCTGCGACTCAATCCAGTTATTCACCCGTTCCCCAAGAGGCTGGAGCGCAACCAAACTTAATGAGGCTGATGTGGAAAAGTTCAAAAATGATATTAAGGATTCAAAGATAAGCCCGGTCTTTGCCCATGCCCCCTATCTGCCCAACCTTGCCGCTACTGACCCCGATTTAAAAAAGCGCTCAATTGAAACAATTGCCGACGACCTGAAAAGATGCGCAACCCTTGGGATTGAATTCCTTGTTGTCCATGTGGGCAAGGCGATGGGTGCAGATGAAAAGACCGCGGTTAAAAAGGTGGGAGAAAATCTCAACCGCATCCTTGACCTTGTTCAAAACCGGGTAAAAATCCTTTTGGAAAACACCGCGGGTATGGGTTCGGAAATCGGTTACCGATTCGAGCAGATTGCCGAAATTATTGACCTCGTCGAACAAAAGGACCGCCTTGGTGTAACGCTTGACACCGCCCATTCCTTTGAGGCCGGTTATGACTGGCGCACCCTTAAGGCGGTCAATGAAACCTTGCGTGAGTTTGATCGGGCAATTGGATTAGGCAGGCTCTATCTCGTTCATCTCAACGACTCCAAAACCCCTTTTGGCTCAAGGGTCGACCGGCACTGGCACATTGGCAAGGGCGAAATCGGACTTGCCGGTTTTAAGGAGATTGTTAACCATCCGCTTCTGAAGAAGTTGCCCGGGATAATGGAAACACCCCGCACGAGCGCCAAAGAGGACCTGGAAAATATGCGCACAGTCCGGAGCCTCACAAGGTGA